A stretch of Leptotrichia sp. oral taxon 215 str. W9775 DNA encodes these proteins:
- a CDS encoding PLP-dependent aspartate aminotransferase family protein, whose product MKFETKAIHGLKDTEKGNCEWNNTINMASAYKTKSFGEPQDFEYGRVSNPTRSELEKLMAILENGKHGYAFSSGMAAITSVFTRFKAGDHIILGTDIYGGTYRITTDIFGKFNLKYTFVDATNLDEIKNAVRPETVAIFIETPSNPLLDITDIRGVVKIAKEHGLLTIADNTFLTPYLQRPLELGIDIVVHSATKFLSGHHDIIAGIVVVNDDKLAEDVWFAQKAIGAILPPFDSWLLMRSLKTLKIRVDTAQNNTLKLLEFFRNHPAVKKVYSPIEDDNKGKEIHKTQASGIGAVFSFILKDEKKVKTFFENIKIATLAPSLGGPETLVTHPSTVTHAEMPEEEKNARGITNSMVRIAVGLENIDDLIEDFKNALEK is encoded by the coding sequence ATGAAGTTTGAAACAAAAGCAATACATGGACTGAAAGATACAGAGAAAGGAAATTGTGAATGGAACAATACCATTAATATGGCTTCCGCATATAAAACTAAAAGTTTTGGAGAACCTCAGGATTTCGAATATGGGAGAGTTTCCAACCCAACTAGAAGCGAACTTGAAAAATTAATGGCTATTCTGGAAAATGGAAAACATGGATATGCCTTTTCTTCAGGAATGGCGGCTATTACATCTGTATTCACAAGATTTAAGGCTGGAGATCACATAATACTTGGAACTGACATTTATGGAGGAACATACAGAATCACAACTGATATATTTGGGAAATTTAATCTTAAATATACATTTGTCGATGCTACAAATCTTGATGAAATAAAAAATGCCGTAAGACCTGAAACAGTGGCTATATTTATAGAAACACCTTCCAATCCGCTACTTGATATAACAGATATCAGAGGAGTTGTTAAAATAGCAAAGGAACATGGCCTTCTTACAATAGCAGATAACACGTTTCTTACTCCGTATTTACAGAGACCTCTTGAATTAGGGATTGACATAGTGGTTCACAGTGCTACAAAATTTTTGAGCGGACATCATGATATCATTGCGGGAATTGTAGTTGTTAATGATGATAAACTTGCAGAAGATGTATGGTTTGCACAGAAGGCAATAGGAGCTATCCTTCCGCCTTTTGACAGCTGGCTTTTAATGAGAAGTTTGAAAACTTTAAAGATAAGAGTGGATACAGCTCAAAATAACACTTTGAAGCTTCTGGAATTTTTCAGAAATCATCCGGCAGTGAAAAAAGTATATTCTCCTATTGAAGATGATAATAAAGGAAAAGAGATACATAAAACTCAGGCTTCAGGTATAGGGGCAGTATTCTCATTTATATTAAAGGATGAAAAAAAGGTAAAAACATTTTTTGAAAATATAAAAATAGCAACACTGGCTCCAAGTCTTGGAGGACCTGAAACTCTTGTAACACACCCAAGCACAGTAACTCACGCTGAAATGCCTGAAGAAGAAAAAAATGCAAGAGGAATAACTAATTCAATGGTCAGAATTGCAGTTGGACTTGAAAATATAGATGATTTAATTGAAGACTTTAAAAATGCCCTGGAAAAATAG
- a CDS encoding D-alanyl-D-alanine carboxypeptidase family protein: MKGKVNIKKTLLVLCFFIISVFTFAEGENYYDYQALLVGDSKGNIFKKDNVNAVRPLASVTKVMTSMLTLEKIRSGAISMNDKVTISDTASVIPYGIKLVAGKQYTVEDLLKATIIRSSNNAAYALAEYVSGGDVPSFVDSMNSKAKQLGLNSLRFCTPHGLPPGDTGTCMDQGNAKDLYGLALKAIEYKEYLNISRNATDYIDGGEIQLKSTNALLGKVGGVDGLKTGYHKAAGSNIILTAQRGNDRVIVVILGSNKAKNRNAIGAEEINNYFALGGRPEASKKGKDGNFFKNLWTGLTKKSSNERKKDMGNGKTKVIDKNEVVKTVKIGNEKYNLYPAEDILVSGETGNKRINYKVKLNSDLSSKDRGKIVGQYSADDGVNEFTGSLIMR; the protein is encoded by the coding sequence ATGAAAGGTAAGGTAAATATTAAAAAAACACTGTTAGTGTTATGTTTTTTTATAATTTCGGTTTTCACATTTGCAGAAGGTGAAAATTATTATGATTATCAGGCACTTCTGGTAGGAGATTCAAAAGGAAATATTTTTAAGAAAGACAATGTAAACGCAGTCAGGCCACTGGCTTCAGTGACAAAAGTAATGACATCTATGCTGACACTTGAAAAAATAAGAAGTGGTGCCATTTCAATGAATGACAAGGTCACTATTTCAGATACGGCATCTGTTATACCATACGGTATAAAGCTAGTTGCAGGTAAACAGTATACAGTGGAGGATTTATTAAAGGCTACCATCATAAGATCTTCAAACAATGCTGCATATGCACTTGCTGAATATGTTTCAGGTGGTGATGTTCCCAGCTTTGTAGATTCTATGAATAGTAAAGCGAAACAGCTTGGATTAAACTCACTAAGATTCTGTACTCCTCATGGTCTGCCACCTGGTGACACAGGAACATGTATGGATCAGGGAAATGCAAAAGATTTATACGGACTGGCACTAAAAGCTATTGAATACAAGGAATATTTAAATATTTCAAGAAATGCAACAGATTATATAGACGGTGGAGAAATACAATTAAAATCTACAAATGCCCTTTTAGGTAAAGTCGGAGGAGTTGACGGACTGAAGACAGGATATCATAAAGCTGCAGGTTCCAATATAATCCTTACTGCTCAAAGGGGAAATGACAGGGTTATTGTAGTAATTTTAGGTTCCAATAAGGCAAAAAATAGAAATGCCATAGGTGCTGAAGAAATAAATAATTATTTTGCCCTTGGCGGAAGACCGGAAGCTTCCAAAAAAGGAAAAGATGGAAATTTTTTTAAAAATCTATGGACAGGTTTAACAAAAAAATCTTCAAACGAACGTAAAAAAGATATGGGAAATGGTAAAACAAAAGTAATAGATAAAAATGAAGTTGTCAAAACTGTAAAAATAGGAAACGAAAAGTATAATCTGTATCCTGCTGAAGATATACTTGTTTCAGGGGAAACAGGAAATAAAAGAATAAATTATAAAGTAAAACTGAACAGTGATCTTTCAAGTAAAGATAGAGGAAAAATCGTAGGACAGTATTCTGCTGATGATGGAGTTAATGAATTTACAGGTTCCCTTATAATGAGATAA
- the ruvA gene encoding Holliday junction branch migration protein RuvA: protein MFEYIFGELTIKKIDYVAIDINGLAYKIFISLKTFETLKEIGEDEKLFIHTHVKEDDISFYGFKTENERELFRELIKISGVGPKLTLAILSTYNVKDVINIVLDNNSKLFTKVPGLGEKKAQKIILDLKDKVKKLNIIEIQNENENISNGKNIISDTSNTKLLLMKEDIKLALESLGYVNADVSKWIKDEELADINNIGDAIKTILQKIQNKK from the coding sequence ATGTTTGAATATATTTTTGGGGAACTGACAATAAAAAAGATTGATTATGTAGCAATTGATATAAATGGACTGGCGTATAAAATATTTATTTCCTTGAAGACATTTGAAACACTTAAGGAAATAGGGGAAGACGAAAAACTTTTCATTCATACCCATGTCAAGGAAGATGATATTTCATTTTATGGATTTAAGACTGAAAATGAAAGGGAACTTTTTAGGGAATTGATAAAAATAAGCGGTGTAGGCCCTAAACTTACTCTTGCCATTTTATCCACCTACAATGTAAAAGATGTCATAAATATTGTACTTGATAATAATTCAAAGCTATTTACAAAAGTGCCGGGGCTTGGAGAAAAGAAGGCACAGAAGATAATACTGGATTTGAAGGACAAAGTTAAAAAGCTTAATATAATTGAAATTCAGAATGAAAATGAAAATATTTCAAATGGAAAAAATATTATTTCAGATACTTCAAACACAAAACTTCTTCTCATGAAGGAAGATATAAAACTGGCTCTGGAAAGTCTGGGATATGTTAATGCTGACGTTTCCAAATGGATAAAGGATGAAGAACTTGCAGATATAAATAATATTGGTGATGCTATTAAAACTATTTTACAAAAAATTCAGAATAAAAAATAA
- a CDS encoding DUF3829 domain-containing protein: MKRKNHIIFFIIFILIFSCGKNKAKEEKEKNDVNIARENEKLEAEKYNGYVQLYNHLLQIDEYTGYYFEVAGTDKKMKRPEEKINIPSIDQSIIDAAKENIAKVPEMKELDNASRELLPVLSEMKTLTDQMTAYYGDGNYFKNKTLREEMHVNFLEITKKYRILSKKFKEAFSNRSKEQKRKIAEKIKKEGKLIEYDLMTFIDSCEEILDEIQREKISAENLTDADLAKFKELEAKMTASMDKLKNSAENQEMLKKEHYHSSDFTSFLLYTERFKEAMAKFISRVENKEKLDPKLLQNNPSLKNESGTPENVFHEYNELIKEYNKIAK; this comes from the coding sequence ATGAAGAGGAAAAATCATATTATTTTTTTTATTATTTTTATACTGATATTCTCATGTGGAAAAAATAAGGCAAAAGAAGAAAAGGAAAAAAACGATGTAAATATTGCAAGAGAAAACGAAAAACTGGAAGCGGAAAAATACAATGGCTATGTCCAGCTCTACAACCACCTTTTACAGATAGACGAATACACAGGATATTATTTTGAAGTGGCGGGAACTGATAAGAAAATGAAAAGACCCGAAGAAAAAATAAATATTCCTTCAATTGACCAGTCAATTATCGATGCAGCTAAGGAAAATATTGCAAAAGTACCTGAAATGAAAGAACTTGATAACGCTTCGAGGGAGCTGCTTCCAGTCCTGTCAGAAATGAAGACCTTGACTGATCAGATGACAGCTTACTATGGAGATGGGAATTATTTCAAAAATAAGACTTTACGGGAAGAAATGCATGTCAATTTTTTAGAGATAACTAAAAAATACCGTATTCTTTCAAAAAAATTTAAGGAAGCTTTTAGCAACCGTTCCAAAGAGCAGAAAAGAAAAATCGCTGAAAAAATTAAAAAAGAAGGAAAACTTATAGAATACGATTTAATGACATTTATAGATTCATGTGAAGAAATACTGGATGAAATCCAGAGGGAAAAAATATCTGCTGAAAATCTTACAGATGCAGACCTTGCTAAATTTAAGGAACTTGAAGCAAAAATGACTGCTTCCATGGATAAACTTAAAAATTCTGCTGAAAACCAGGAAATGTTAAAAAAGGAACACTATCATAGCAGTGATTTCACATCTTTTCTACTTTACACAGAAAGATTTAAGGAAGCTATGGCAAAATTCATAAGCAGGGTTGAAAATAAGGAAAAGTTAGATCCGAAACTTCTCCAGAATAATCCTTCCCTGAAAAATGAATCCGGAACCCCTGAAAATGTATTCCACGAATATAATGAACTGATAAAGGAATATAATAAAATTGCTAAATAG
- the murI gene encoding glutamate racemase, giving the protein MSIGIFDSGVGGLTVLKEVRKVLPNEKIIYLGDTARVPYGEKTQDLIIRYSKQIVDFLIEKKVDAIVVACNTATSLALDELNKTFKTPIIGVIEAGVRTALYTTKNNKIGVIGTKATINSKKYETEIKKRNHEIEVYSKSCPLFVPAIEEGIVKGKLINQMVQMYLDDFKDKIDSLILGCTHYPLLKETISNIYPNIKIVDPAKETAQDLKEILIKKNLLKNDAEKGHEVEYFVTDGQDKFKEIGIMFLNENIDHVNLIKL; this is encoded by the coding sequence ATGTCTATTGGTATTTTTGATTCAGGGGTTGGAGGATTAACTGTTTTAAAGGAAGTAAGAAAAGTCCTTCCAAATGAAAAAATCATTTATCTCGGGGATACTGCCAGAGTACCCTATGGAGAAAAAACACAAGATTTGATTATTAGATATTCCAAACAAATCGTAGATTTTTTAATAGAAAAGAAAGTCGATGCAATTGTAGTAGCTTGTAATACAGCTACTTCTCTTGCTTTAGATGAACTGAATAAAACATTTAAAACTCCCATCATAGGAGTTATAGAAGCAGGTGTAAGGACAGCTCTCTACACTACAAAAAATAATAAAATAGGAGTTATTGGTACAAAGGCTACCATCAATTCAAAAAAATATGAAACTGAAATAAAAAAAAGAAATCATGAAATAGAAGTATATTCAAAATCATGCCCTCTTTTTGTTCCTGCAATAGAAGAAGGAATAGTTAAAGGAAAGCTTATAAATCAAATGGTACAAATGTACCTTGATGACTTTAAGGATAAAATTGATTCCCTGATTTTGGGATGCACGCATTATCCTCTGCTGAAGGAAACTATTAGCAATATTTATCCTAATATTAAGATTGTCGATCCTGCAAAGGAAACTGCTCAGGACTTAAAAGAAATTCTTATAAAAAAGAATTTACTGAAAAATGATGCGGAAAAAGGACATGAAGTTGAATATTTTGTAACTGATGGCCAGGATAAATTCAAGGAAATAGGGATAATGTTCCTGAATGAAAATATTGATCATGTAAACCTTATAAAACTTTAA
- a CDS encoding lipopolysaccharide assembly protein LapB, with translation MQRKLKLNRMILGGILLGSLSIFGVPLMITHKVCPIGGEEFKDSYVPQCPTNKFVMFKNEFTEEELKKYEKIINSEEYREIPRNSNKYYYLARFYELLGGISDKEIGKTYFTSYHYYSENTEAKKDALQKGISYLEKAVKEDNEIMWNLADLYYEAEEYSKMNKLLEKTSKKDFGKTAEFYYNLVDPELSSTRYNIFKKEIEDENVKKMIVTKALEFLQKEIKEDRKRGKEIEKQQLLRQAELYRELDKNNEIDILFAKADKKFWKSISLFYMDEPEMYLGNVYNEKKISTAKDLQQALVYADRILSDIEENNSEKIEILLIKAEAYRRLGEFSEAENLLKEIDSEKINEMQKFQFESIKRQVKSKDKRVYQYFPPQVMY, from the coding sequence ATGCAAAGAAAATTGAAATTAAATAGAATGATTTTAGGAGGAATTCTGTTAGGAAGTTTAAGTATATTTGGTGTGCCATTGATGATAACACATAAGGTTTGTCCGATTGGGGGAGAAGAATTTAAAGATTCATACGTTCCTCAATGTCCGACAAATAAATTTGTAATGTTTAAGAATGAATTTACTGAAGAGGAACTTAAAAAATATGAAAAAATTATTAACAGTGAAGAATATCGTGAAATACCTAGAAATTCAAATAAATATTATTATCTGGCAAGATTTTATGAACTTCTGGGAGGAATTTCCGACAAAGAAATAGGTAAAACTTATTTTACTTCATATCATTATTATTCAGAAAATACAGAGGCAAAGAAGGATGCATTACAGAAGGGGATAAGTTATCTGGAAAAAGCTGTTAAAGAAGACAATGAAATAATGTGGAATCTGGCAGACTTATATTATGAAGCAGAAGAATACAGTAAAATGAATAAATTGCTGGAAAAAACATCAAAAAAGGATTTTGGAAAGACAGCAGAATTTTATTATAATCTTGTGGATCCTGAACTTTCTAGTACAAGATACAATATTTTTAAAAAAGAAATAGAAGATGAAAATGTAAAGAAGATGATTGTAACTAAAGCACTTGAATTTTTACAGAAGGAAATAAAAGAAGACAGAAAAAGGGGAAAGGAAATTGAGAAACAGCAATTGCTACGTCAGGCAGAACTATATCGTGAACTGGATAAAAATAATGAAATAGATATCCTTTTTGCCAAAGCTGATAAAAAGTTCTGGAAATCAATAAGTCTTTTTTACATGGATGAACCTGAAATGTATTTGGGAAATGTTTACAATGAAAAGAAAATTTCTACTGCAAAGGATCTTCAACAGGCTTTAGTGTATGCAGATAGGATTCTTTCTGATATTGAAGAAAATAATTCTGAAAAAATAGAAATACTGTTAATTAAGGCTGAAGCATATAGAAGACTTGGTGAGTTTTCTGAAGCTGAAAATCTTTTAAAGGAAATTGATTCTGAAAAAATAAATGAAATGCAGAAATTTCAGTTTGAAAGTATTAAAAGGCAGGTAAAATCAAAGGATAAAAGGGTTTATCAGTATTTTCCACCACAAGTAATGTATTAA
- a CDS encoding DUF3829 domain-containing protein, with product MKKIGVLMALMLVVIVFCGKKSEIDKILPTGGKKAAQTKEIIQQNSDSYNKNIKIYNRILELDKELLYYFEDTGTEETFKKPVQEMTVNIPLNQALIDRIKEVAKSKKPTELDKKAGEMIPVLEEMLPVVTQMNGYYAGKLYQKDNYKKAQELHSRILKLTEKYNTVAHEYEEAFQANARDVRENKMQDFVKNKEFTYYNQFIFIRNSEDFVKEISRQNLDASNFTDGNAKEFKILQEKVNKSLDVFRKTLKNNKQLKKEGFEKEDFDPFITKASAFKRTVDEFVRKMEKKEKASHSASTDSYYAQSEEGTPENILKSYNELVAERNKILEKKSKK from the coding sequence ATGAAAAAAATAGGAGTATTAATGGCATTGATGCTTGTCGTAATAGTTTTCTGCGGCAAGAAAAGTGAAATAGATAAAATTTTACCTACCGGGGGAAAAAAAGCTGCACAAACTAAGGAAATTATTCAGCAAAATTCAGATAGCTACAACAAAAATATTAAAATATACAACAGAATACTGGAACTTGACAAAGAACTTCTATATTACTTTGAAGACACAGGAACTGAAGAGACATTCAAAAAACCTGTACAGGAAATGACTGTCAACATTCCGTTAAATCAAGCTCTTATTGACAGAATAAAGGAAGTTGCAAAATCTAAAAAACCTACAGAACTTGATAAAAAAGCAGGTGAAATGATACCAGTTCTGGAAGAAATGCTTCCTGTTGTTACACAGATGAACGGTTATTATGCAGGAAAACTTTATCAGAAGGATAATTACAAAAAAGCACAGGAACTACATAGCAGAATATTAAAACTGACTGAAAAATACAACACTGTTGCACATGAATATGAAGAGGCTTTCCAGGCTAATGCAAGAGATGTAAGAGAAAATAAAATGCAGGATTTTGTTAAAAATAAGGAATTTACTTACTATAACCAGTTTATCTTTATTAGAAACAGTGAAGATTTTGTAAAGGAAATCAGCAGACAGAACCTTGATGCAAGTAACTTTACAGACGGAAATGCAAAAGAATTTAAAATTCTTCAGGAAAAAGTTAATAAATCTCTTGATGTTTTCAGAAAAACATTGAAAAATAATAAGCAGCTGAAAAAAGAAGGATTTGAAAAGGAAGATTTTGATCCATTTATAACAAAAGCTTCAGCATTTAAGAGAACTGTTGATGAATTTGTAAGAAAAATGGAGAAAAAGGAAAAAGCTTCCCATTCTGCTTCAACTGACAGCTACTATGCCCAGTCAGAAGAAGGAACTCCTGAGAACATACTTAAATCATACAATGAACTTGTTGCAGAACGTAATAAAATTTTAGAGAAAAAATCTAAGAAATAA
- a CDS encoding DMT family transporter has product MMISNKTKGVFWMLVSVLGFTFMGIAIKYLPRIPTYEKVFFRNSVSLMLSAFILFKQKESIKVEKENIPFVFGRSFFGFVGMVANFYALEYLTMAEANMLNKLSPVFVTICACMFLKERVDKKQVIGIILMLLAVVFVIKPSFSPEIIPSLAGLSSAVLAGFSYTIIRYLNGKVKSEINVLYFSLLSVVCTFPLMMMNFVKPTLNEFLILLGGIGISAAIGQFGLTYAYTFAPASEVSIYNYVIIITSMLMDYILFSTIPDLFSFIGGFIIISTAIYLYMHNKKKDN; this is encoded by the coding sequence GTGATGATTAGTAATAAAACTAAGGGAGTATTTTGGATGCTGGTATCCGTATTAGGTTTTACTTTTATGGGTATAGCAATAAAGTATTTACCAAGAATTCCCACTTATGAGAAGGTATTTTTTAGAAATTCAGTGAGCCTTATGCTTTCTGCATTTATTTTGTTTAAACAGAAAGAATCTATAAAAGTTGAAAAAGAAAACATTCCCTTTGTTTTTGGAAGATCATTTTTTGGGTTTGTTGGAATGGTGGCAAACTTTTATGCACTGGAGTATTTAACTATGGCAGAAGCCAATATGCTAAATAAACTTTCACCTGTATTTGTAACAATTTGTGCCTGCATGTTTTTGAAAGAAAGAGTGGATAAAAAACAGGTTATAGGAATAATTTTAATGCTTCTGGCAGTTGTGTTTGTAATAAAACCAAGTTTTTCACCAGAGATTATTCCAAGTTTAGCAGGGCTTTCCTCAGCTGTACTTGCGGGATTCTCTTATACGATAATTAGATATTTGAATGGAAAGGTAAAGTCGGAAATTAATGTACTCTACTTTTCACTTTTATCTGTTGTCTGCACTTTCCCGCTTATGATGATGAATTTTGTAAAGCCAACTTTAAACGAGTTTTTAATCCTTTTAGGAGGAATAGGAATTTCTGCTGCAATAGGTCAATTTGGACTTACTTATGCCTATACTTTTGCACCGGCATCAGAAGTTTCAATTTATAACTATGTTATCATAATAACAAGTATGTTGATGGATTATATTTTATTTAGTACAATTCCAGATTTATTCAGTTTTATAGGTGGATTTATAATTATCAGTACAGCGATTTATTTATATATGCATAATAAGAAGAAAGATAATTAA
- a CDS encoding SMI1/KNR4 family protein — MEKNELIEKLSNFIRKEKFQEINETIKKFKNEKNYDMVCFSSQAFINMDEYKEALEILDSIRNDYSESGEFCIRYAMALYNSNREDEALEWFKKAKEKGVKEIDETSGRYYPKSVDDRIKRAEVWAPRRIEKNKFQKELREKRDKKPMQNVSFDEEVLKGLWYHDEFSLREYLGKPATDEDFEKVEKELGYCLPESYKALMRIQNGGELRKNNFEGPFKRNWASRSFDAIGLYGVDSSRRYSLCGEFGSKFWIEKWKYPNIGIAICGTSSGGHDMIFLDYSDCGPEGEPCVVHIDQEGGYEITYLADNFKDFIDGLFPSFDDEDDD, encoded by the coding sequence ATGGAAAAAAATGAACTTATAGAGAAACTAAGTAATTTTATAAGAAAAGAAAAATTTCAAGAAATTAATGAAACTATTAAGAAGTTTAAAAATGAAAAAAATTATGATATGGTCTGTTTTTCTTCACAGGCTTTTATCAATATGGATGAATATAAAGAAGCCTTAGAAATTTTAGATAGTATAAGAAATGACTATTCTGAAAGTGGGGAATTTTGCATTCGTTATGCAATGGCTCTATATAATTCCAACAGAGAAGATGAAGCTCTTGAATGGTTTAAAAAAGCTAAAGAAAAAGGAGTAAAAGAGATTGATGAAACATCAGGGAGATATTATCCTAAAAGTGTTGATGACCGGATAAAAAGAGCTGAAGTTTGGGCACCTAGAAGGATAGAAAAAAATAAATTTCAAAAAGAGTTAAGAGAAAAAAGAGATAAAAAACCTATGCAAAATGTAAGTTTTGATGAAGAAGTACTGAAAGGTTTATGGTATCATGATGAATTTTCTTTAAGAGAATATTTAGGAAAACCTGCAACGGATGAAGATTTTGAAAAAGTTGAAAAGGAATTGGGATATTGTTTGCCGGAATCATACAAGGCATTAATGAGAATTCAAAATGGAGGAGAACTGAGAAAAAATAATTTTGAAGGACCTTTTAAAAGAAATTGGGCCAGTAGAAGTTTTGATGCTATAGGTTTATATGGTGTAGATTCTTCCAGAAGATACTCACTTTGTGGAGAGTTTGGGTCTAAATTTTGGATAGAGAAATGGAAATATCCTAATATAGGAATTGCTATTTGTGGAACTTCAAGTGGAGGACATGATATGATTTTTCTTGATTACTCAGATTGCGGACCGGAAGGAGAACCTTGTGTAGTTCATATAGATCAGGAAGGTGGTTACGAGATAACATATTTAGCAGATAATTTTAAAGATTTTATAGATGGGCTTTTTCCTAGCTTTGATGATGAGGATGATGATTAA